In the genome of Limnothrix sp. FACHB-406, one region contains:
- a CDS encoding calcium-binding protein: MAIINGNNLPNLLTGTNDNDQIFGNEGSDTLIGLAGNDALQGGRDNDILNGNDGNDFLQGGFGSDQLFGGKGNDTLYGNEDNDLLDGNDGNDLLFGGQDPDILRGSQGNDTLWGDVGADTLYGGQGDDLLQGNEGEDILFGDLGNDVIFGGQGNDLIFGSQGNDRIDGSRGDDVVFGGREADTINGGDGNDDLNGDSGADLILGGRDLDIINGGEGSDTLNGNGDADTINGGDNEDVIFGGTGDDRLSGDNGNDTLYGNQGSNTLIGGNGGDTFIVSGQAGGVDIIADYDFTQDLIGFEGNIASRVVVVPGTGLNAADTFLTLVDTNNTERLIAIVKNSQRLSFLTPVGTDTTTGGVSGSTGGTGSTGSTQPSTGNDNIQGTFGDDTIDALDGNDTVTGLGGADLLKGSGGNDLIDGGEGNDSMEGGLGSDTLLATGGSDFFIYNTPAEGGDVLTDFDPTLDKLVIRSTGFGGITTLRVFSVDPERGGFAFVSSGTGVALQFNNGSGVQTIATFPNAPANLSSSFNSWAILG; encoded by the coding sequence ATGGCCATCATTAACGGTAACAACCTTCCCAACCTCCTCACCGGAACCAACGACAACGACCAAATTTTTGGCAACGAAGGGAGCGACACCCTCATTGGCTTAGCCGGTAACGATGCCCTCCAAGGGGGCCGCGACAACGACATCCTCAATGGCAACGATGGCAACGACTTCCTGCAAGGGGGCTTTGGCAGCGACCAACTCTTTGGCGGCAAGGGAAATGACACCCTTTACGGCAACGAAGATAACGACTTGCTGGATGGGAACGATGGCAACGATCTGCTCTTTGGTGGCCAAGATCCCGACATCCTGCGAGGCAGCCAAGGCAACGACACCCTATGGGGCGACGTGGGAGCCGATACCCTCTACGGTGGCCAGGGCGATGACCTGCTGCAAGGCAACGAGGGCGAAGACATCCTATTTGGAGATTTGGGCAACGATGTCATCTTTGGTGGCCAGGGCAATGACCTGATTTTTGGCAGCCAAGGGAACGATCGGATTGATGGCAGTCGAGGGGATGACGTAGTTTTTGGTGGCCGAGAAGCCGACACTATCAATGGCGGCGATGGTAACGATGATCTGAATGGCGACAGCGGGGCTGATCTGATCCTGGGCGGCCGCGACCTTGACATCATCAACGGCGGCGAAGGCAGCGACACCCTCAACGGCAACGGCGATGCGGATACGATCAATGGCGGCGACAACGAAGATGTGATCTTCGGCGGAACCGGGGACGATCGCCTGTCCGGGGATAACGGTAACGACACCCTGTATGGCAACCAGGGCAGCAACACCCTGATTGGGGGCAATGGCGGCGACACCTTCATCGTGTCAGGCCAAGCGGGTGGCGTTGACATCATTGCTGACTATGACTTCACCCAAGACCTGATTGGGTTCGAGGGCAACATTGCCTCGCGGGTGGTGGTGGTTCCGGGAACGGGGCTGAACGCGGCCGATACGTTCCTGACGTTGGTGGATACCAACAACACGGAGCGGCTGATTGCGATCGTGAAAAACAGCCAGCGCCTCAGTTTCCTCACCCCCGTGGGCACAGACACCACCACGGGCGGCGTGAGCGGCAGCACGGGCGGCACGGGCAGCACCGGTTCCACCCAGCCCTCCACCGGCAATGACAATATTCAAGGCACGTTTGGGGATGACACGATCGATGCTTTGGATGGCAACGATACGGTCACCGGTTTGGGTGGTGCAGATTTGCTGAAGGGCAGTGGCGGCAACGATTTGATTGATGGCGGCGAGGGCAATGACTCCATGGAAGGGGGATTGGGGTCTGATACGTTGCTGGCCACGGGGGGAAGCGACTTCTTTATTTACAACACGCCCGCTGAAGGGGGTGATGTGCTGACGGACTTTGACCCCACGTTGGACAAATTGGTGATTCGGAGCACCGGATTTGGGGGAATTACGACCCTGCGGGTGTTCTCGGTGGATCCGGAGCGGGGCGGGTTTGCCTTTGTCAGTAGCGGCACGGGGGTCGCGTTGCAGTTCAACAACGGATCCGGCGTGCAAACGATCGCCACCTTCCCCAATGCGCCTGCCAACTTGTCCAGTAGTTTCAACAGTTGGGCCATCCTGGGCTAG
- a CDS encoding creatininase family protein: MHGPIPEHRFFAYLTWQDIAALPDRERAVVILPVGAIEQHGPHLPLNVDSAIVNGILGRSLQWLDQQRPDVVAYALPPLFYGKSNEHLALPGTISLSATTLLSLVMDIGHSLYRSGFRKLLLLNGHGGQPQVLDISATDLHERYPDFWTYSCFVWRSANYKPLLNPAETLGMHAGDAETCVMLALDPDRVRMQRAQAEMPLTHPGKRLGPKGALTYAWTIQDLSQSGVIGDPTAAAAADRGEQIIELLARNWAEILAEIYDYYPIAQP, translated from the coding sequence ATGCATGGGCCCATTCCGGAACACCGCTTTTTTGCTTATCTAACTTGGCAAGATATCGCGGCCTTGCCCGATCGGGAGCGGGCCGTGGTGATTTTGCCGGTGGGGGCGATCGAGCAGCATGGGCCCCACTTGCCCCTGAATGTGGACAGCGCGATCGTGAACGGAATTCTCGGGAGATCGCTCCAATGGCTCGATCAACAACGGCCTGACGTGGTGGCCTATGCCCTGCCACCGTTGTTCTACGGCAAATCTAACGAGCATCTGGCGCTGCCGGGAACCATTTCCCTCAGCGCCACCACGCTCCTGTCCTTGGTGATGGACATTGGCCACAGCCTCTATCGATCGGGCTTTCGGAAACTGCTGTTGCTGAATGGCCATGGAGGACAGCCCCAGGTGTTGGATATTTCCGCCACGGATCTCCATGAGCGATATCCCGACTTTTGGACCTATTCCTGTTTTGTGTGGCGATCGGCCAATTACAAACCCCTTTTGAACCCGGCGGAAACCCTGGGAATGCACGCGGGCGATGCGGAAACCTGCGTGATGTTGGCCCTTGATCCCGATCGGGTGCGGATGCAACGGGCCCAAGCAGAGATGCCCCTGACCCATCCGGGCAAGCGACTGGGGCCCAAGGGAGCCTTAACCTACGCCTGGACAATTCAAGATCTGAGCCAAAGTGGCGTGATTGGTGACCCAACGGCGGCGGCGGCGGCCGATCGGGGCGAACAGATTATTGAACTGCTCGCCCGCAACTGGGCTGAGATCCTGGCCGAAATTTACGACTACTACCCGATCGCCCAGCCCTAG
- a CDS encoding ATP-binding protein, translated as MTYLRTDDPSSQRPKISPGRLREIQEEAERLQWLLASLLVLPGVLDNEVGKAFAQFLGTVLERSRDATDITLAYGRWFRALMTTGQSWGDYLLDRLVTVDAVLAPVLKGKTIEQLPKATIAAIDHDLRAFQQLWQFEPALACQWAQELAGGAIELVAWSGPSADSEMELDSLDASDPLDVSDQLDKPDHKPDQLAAPDPDQLDKPDQSDASDQSNESDQSDVSDQSAVTEPETKPETKPNPKAALRAQLRNLDDWATATPALVRYLAAADRGQFSESRAFRWRSGQLVPVTHPDPIDLPDLAGYDGPKAQLIQNTEFLLAGHRALNVLLYGARGTGKSSLVKALLSAYGDRGLRLVEVAKQELDHLPEIVDLLRSAPQKFILFVDDLSFEEDDEAFKALKVCLEGGITERPKNVVVYATSNRRHLVREYFADRPRPSDADEVQSWDTVQEKLSFADRFGLTLTFEAADQDTYLEIVNHLADLANLGIDRAELRFRALQWATRHNGRSGRTARQFIDFLTAEQALAAKAAPSTETSEASETSEA; from the coding sequence ATGACCTACTTGCGGACTGACGACCCATCCTCCCAGCGGCCGAAAATTAGTCCCGGTCGGTTACGGGAAATTCAGGAGGAGGCTGAACGGCTGCAATGGTTGCTGGCCTCGCTGCTGGTGTTGCCGGGAGTGTTGGATAACGAAGTGGGCAAGGCTTTTGCGCAGTTTTTGGGAACGGTGCTGGAGCGATCGCGCGATGCGACGGATATTACGTTGGCCTATGGGCGCTGGTTTCGGGCGCTGATGACCACGGGCCAAAGCTGGGGCGATTATTTGCTCGATCGCCTGGTAACGGTGGATGCGGTGTTGGCTCCGGTGCTCAAAGGCAAGACGATCGAGCAATTGCCCAAGGCCACGATCGCGGCGATCGACCATGATTTGCGGGCATTTCAGCAACTGTGGCAGTTCGAGCCGGCCTTGGCTTGTCAGTGGGCCCAGGAGTTGGCGGGTGGGGCGATCGAGCTAGTGGCCTGGAGTGGGCCCAGTGCTGACTCAGAAATGGAATTGGATTCACTCGACGCATCTGATCCGCTTGATGTCTCTGATCAACTGGACAAGCCCGATCACAAGCCTGATCAATTGGCTGCGCCTGATCCTGATCAACTTGATAAGCCTGATCAATCCGATGCGTCGGATCAATCTAACGAGTCGGATCAATCCGATGTGTCGGATCAATCTGCCGTCACCGAGCCAGAAACAAAACCAGAAACAAAACCCAATCCAAAAGCCGCACTCCGGGCCCAGTTGCGCAACCTGGACGACTGGGCGACAGCCACGCCAGCTTTGGTGCGTTATTTGGCAGCGGCCGATCGGGGACAGTTCAGCGAGTCCCGCGCTTTCCGTTGGCGATCGGGGCAGCTTGTGCCGGTGACCCATCCTGACCCGATCGATCTGCCCGACCTGGCCGGCTATGACGGCCCCAAGGCGCAACTAATCCAAAACACGGAATTTCTGTTGGCGGGTCACCGGGCGCTCAACGTGTTGCTGTATGGGGCGCGGGGCACGGGAAAATCATCCCTCGTGAAGGCGCTGCTGTCGGCCTATGGCGATCGGGGGTTGCGATTGGTGGAGGTGGCCAAGCAAGAGTTGGATCATCTGCCGGAGATTGTGGACTTGCTGCGGAGCGCACCCCAAAAATTCATCCTATTTGTGGATGATTTGTCCTTTGAGGAGGATGACGAGGCCTTCAAGGCGTTGAAGGTTTGCCTGGAGGGCGGCATCACGGAGCGGCCAAAGAATGTGGTGGTCTATGCCACTTCCAACCGACGACATTTGGTGCGGGAATATTTTGCCGATCGCCCCCGGCCCAGCGATGCGGATGAGGTGCAGTCCTGGGATACGGTGCAGGAAAAGCTCTCCTTTGCCGATCGCTTTGGCCTGACGTTGACCTTTGAGGCGGCCGACCAAGACACCTATTTAGAAATCGTGAATCATTTGGCTGATTTAGCCAATCTCGGGATCGATCGGGCAGAATTGCGGTTCCGAGCTTTGCAGTGGGCCACGCGCCACAATGGGCGATCGGGTCGCACGGCTCGCCAGTTCATCGACTTCCTCACCGCTGAGCAGGCCTTGGCGGCCAAGGCCGCTCCCAGCACTGAGACTTCGGAAGCTTCTGAGACTTCAGAAGCTTGA